A single region of the Alosa alosa isolate M-15738 ecotype Scorff River chromosome 6, AALO_Geno_1.1, whole genome shotgun sequence genome encodes:
- the si:dkeyp-113d7.1 gene encoding LOW QUALITY PROTEIN: zinc finger protein 544 (The sequence of the model RefSeq protein was modified relative to this genomic sequence to represent the inferred CDS: deleted 1 base in 1 codon), producing the protein MAELETECISIGLNTLASECGSPPLDPLRPECSTPTLHLLSSDCSTPNLNTLASEIVEPMAMLPCVKTEPQDLEPIRTVDLSEIQPLSTAELGSDQIKMEISGLDYIKSEHHGGHHCDMHSFHSTELDSYKSHYEPSLVFDYITHVSDSLEYIKSEQHTDLQCYYATELSSIKTEYEPNLMSSHIRSEINGLESIHMAELRTELNKLRPDSIIDGMGKLESDFSGSDLFDLGSGQETKSSLETSHTGTKGHSAGPRKPRNLNGEKPFSCTQCGKSFSTLGNLKTHQRIHTGERPYICPQCGKSFGQAGNLKRHQLIHTGQKPYTCAHCPKGFTKADDLRSHQRLHTGEKPFGCLTCGKSFSQSKELKTHQLSHTGERPFCCPHCGKTFIKETSFRNHQQIHTGEKPYTCSQCGKTFSNSGVLKTHEKIHSGERPFGCTQCGKSFGRLGHLKAHQQIHTGERPYTCSHCGKNFSQSGHLKAHEQIHKRERPDLSSGSSLSNDSS; encoded by the exons ATGGCAGAGCTAGAGACCGAGTGTATCTCTATAGGGCTAAACACACTGGCGTCCGAGTGCGGCTCGCCTCCGCTGGACCCGTTGCGGCCGGAGTGTAGCACGCCAACCCTACACCTGCTCTCCTCCGACTGCTCCACGCCCAACCTCAATACGCTGGCGTCCGAGATCGTTGAGCCCATGGCCATGCTACCGTGCGTGAAAACCGAACCG CAGGACCTCGAGCCCATCCGCACCGTGGACCTGTCGGAGATCCAGCCGCTCAGCACGGCCGAGCTGGGATCGGACCAGATCAAGATGGAGATTAGCGGACTGGACTACATCAAGTCGGAGCACCACGGCGGTCACCACTGCGACATGCACTCGTTCCACAGCACGGAGCTGGACTCTTACAAGAGTCACTACGAGCCCAGCCTGGTGTTCGACTATATCACGCACGTCTCCGACAGCCTGGAGTACATCAAGTCGGAGCAGCACACAGACCTACAGTGCTACTACGCCACCGAGCTGAGTTCCATCAAAACAGAGTACGAACCCAACCTCATGTCCAGCCACATCAGGTCGGAGATCAACGGCCTCGAGTCCATCCACATGGCGGAGCTGCGAACCGAACTTAATAAGCTGAGGCCGGACTCCATCATTGACGGCATGGGGAAACTGGAGTCCGACTTTTCGGGGAGCGACCTGTTCGACCTCGGCTCCGGCCAGGAGACGAAAAGTTCGTTGGAGACAAGCCACACGGGGACCAAAGGGCACAGCGCTGGTCCGCGCAAGCCTCGCAACCTCAACGGCGAGAAGCCGTTCTCCTGCACGCAGTGCGGGAAGAGCTTCAGCACTCTGGGCAACCTCAAGACGCACCAGCGCATCCACACCGGCGAGAGACCCTACATCTGTCCGCAGTGCGGAAAGAGCTTCGGCCAGGCGGGCAACCTGAAGCGCCACCAGCTCATCCACACCGGGCAGAAGCCCTACACATGCGCACACTGCCCCAAGGGCTTCACCAAAGCGGACGACCTCCGCTCGCATCAGCGGCTGCACACAGGCGAAAAGCCCTTTGGCTGCCTCACGTGCGGCAAAAGCTTTAGCCAGTCCAAGGAACTCAAAACGCACCAGCTTAGCCACACTGGCGAGCGTCCGTTCTGCTGTCCGCACTGTGGCAAGACCTTCATCAAGGAGACCAGCTTTCGGAACCACCAACAGATCCACACAGGCGAGAAGCCCTATACATGCTCACAGTGCGGCAAGACCTTCAGCAATTCAGGGGTCCTCAAAACGCACGAGAAGATCCACTCGGGCGAGCGTCCGTTCGGCTGCACCCAGTGCGGCAAGAGCTTTGGGCGCTTAGGACATCTTAAAGCACACCAGCAGATCCACACGGGAGAGCGGCCCTACACGTGCTCCCACTGTGGCAAGAACTTCAGCCAGTCAGGCCACCTCAAAGCACACGAGCAAATTCACAAACGAGAGCGGCCAGACCTTAGCAGTGGCAGCAGTCTCAGTAACGATAGTAGCTAA